In Camelus ferus isolate YT-003-E chromosome 10, BCGSAC_Cfer_1.0, whole genome shotgun sequence, the following proteins share a genomic window:
- the TNNI2 gene encoding troponin I, fast skeletal muscle, with protein MGDEEKRHRAITARRQHLKSVMLQIAATELEKEESRREAEKQNYLSEHCPTLSIPGPMAEVQELCKQLHSKIDAAEEEKYDMEVKLQKSTKELEDMNQKLFDLRGKFKRPPLRRVRMSADAMLKALLGSKHKVCMDLRANLKQVKKEDTEKERDLRDVGDWRKNIEEKSGMEGRKKMFESES; from the exons ATGGGGGA TGAGGAG AAGCGCCACAGGGCCATCACGGCCCGGAGACAGCACCTGAAG AGTGTCATGCTCCAGATCGCGGCCAcggagctggagaaggaggagagccGCCGGGAGGCGGAGAAGCAGAACTACCTGTCTGAGCACTGCCCTACGCTGAGCATCCCTGGGCCCATGGCCGAGGTGCAG GAGCTCTGCAAACAGCTGCACTCCAAGATCGACGCGGCTGAGGAGGAAAAGTATGACATGGAGGTGAAGCTGCAAAAGAGCACCAAGGAG CTGGAGGACATGAACCAGAAGCTGTTCGACCTGAGAGGCAAGTTCAAGAGGCCCCCCCTGAGAAGGGTGCGCATGTCTGCCGACGCCATGCTCAAGGCGCTGCTGGGCTCCAAGCACAAGGTGTGCATGGACCTGCGGGCCAACCTGAAGCAGGTCAAGAAGGAGGACACCGAGAAG GAGCGGGACCTGCGCGACGTGGGTGACTGGAGGAAGAACATCGAGGAGAAGTCGGGCATGGAGGGCCGCAAGAAGATGTTTGAGTCGGAGTCCTAG
- the SYT8 gene encoding synaptotagmin-8 isoform X2 gives MCKCDPYVPLANYRGPEFRGRDRTQSSKPQECPGSREKGHEGGSFLEEKALCWQRVEMGHPPDPYSVPAPVGTSAGPGLIPDLITRIPWSRWALVAATVLAGVLLVSCLLCASCCCRRRGRHRKKPRDKKAVGLGRACGTTTTHLVQPDVDNVESGPGGPQQWGRLQLSLEYDFGSQEIKVGLRQAADLRPGGPRATADPYARVSLSPLSGRSHETKVHRSTLCLVFDETCCFHVPPDELPQTALRVQVLDGRSLSQHQPLAELSLPLGAVDLQHVLELWLQLGPPGAAEPEQVGELCCSLRYVPGSGRLTVVVLEARGLSPGLAEPYVKVQLLLKQRKWKKRKTSARKGTAAPYFNEAFTFPVPFSQIQPASPQSVDLVLAVWARGPQFRPEPVGKVVLGARASGQPLQHWADMLAHARRPVVQWHRLQPAREVDRALALQPRWRLPLPGS, from the exons ATGTGTAAATGTGACCCATACGTACCACTGGCAAACTATAGGGGGCCTGAGTTCAGGGGCAGGGATAGGACCCAAAGCAGCAAACCCCAGGAGTGCCCAGGGTCCAGGGAGAAAGGCCATGAAGGAgggagcttcctggaggagaaggctCTGTG CTGGCAGCGTGTGGAGATGGGGCACCCCCCAGACCCCTACAGTGTCCCGGCCCCAGTGGGCACCTCGGCTGGCCCTGGACTCATTCCAGACCTCATCACCAGGATCCCTT GGTCCCGCTGGGCACTCGTTGCCGCCACCGTCCTGGCTGGCGTCCTTCTGgtttcttgcctcctctgtgcctcctgctgctgccgccgccgcggccgccacAGGAAGAAGCCCAGAGACAAGAAGGCTGTGGGTCTGGGCAGGGCCTGtggcaccaccaccacccacctg GTTCAGCCAGATGTGGACAACGTGGAGTCCGGCCCTGGAGGACCCCAGCAGTGGGGGCGCCTGCAGCTCTCTCTGGAATACGACTTTGGAAGCCAGGAG ATCAAGGTGGGCCTCAGGCAAGCGGCTGACCTGAGACCTGGAGGCCCGCGGGCCACGGCGGACCCCTATGCCCGCGTCAGCCTCTCTCCCCTGTCCGGGCGCAGCCATGAGACGAAGGTGCACCGCAGCACACTCTGCCTGGTGTTTGACGAGACCTGCTGCTTCCAC GTCCCGCCGGATGAGCTGCCCCAGACTGCCCTGCGGGTGCAGGTGCTGGACGGCAGGAGCCTCTCCCAGCACCAGCCGCTGGCCGAGCTCAGCCTGCCGCTGGGCGCCGTGGACCTGCAGCACGTCCTGGAGCTCTGGCTCCAGCTGGGCCCGCCCGGCGCTGCTGAG CCTGAGCAGGTGGGGGAGCTGTGCTGCTCGCTCCGGTACGTGCCCGGCTCGGGCCGGCTGACCGTGGTCGTGCTGGAGGCCCGAGGCCTGAGCCCAGGGCTGGCAG AGCCCTACGTGAAGGTCCAGCTCCTGCTGAAGCAGAGGaagtggaagaagaggaagacatcAGCCAGGAAGGGCACGGCCGCCCCTTACTTCAATGAAGCCTTCACCTTCCCCGTGCCCTTCAGCCAGATCCAg cctgcctctccccagagcGTGGACCTGGTGCTGGCCGTCTGGGCCCGGGGCCCGCAGTTCCGGCCTGAGCCCGTGGGCAAGGTTGTGCTCGGTGCCCGGGCCTCTGGTCAGCCCCTGCAGCACTGGGCGGACATGTTGGCCCACGCCCGGCGGCCCGTTGTGCAGTGGCACCGCCTGCAGCCGGCCAGGGAGGTGGACCGGGCCTTGGCCTTGCAGCCCCGCTGGCGCCTGCCCTTGCCTGGCTCCTGA
- the SYT8 gene encoding synaptotagmin-8 isoform X3 translates to MGHPPDPYSVPAPVGTSAGPGLIPDLITRIPWSRWALVAATVLAGVLLVSCLLCASCCCRRRGRHRKKPRDKKAVGLGRACGTTTTHLVQPDVDNVESGPGGPQQWGRLQLSLEYDFGSQEIKVGLRQAADLRPGGPRATADPYARVSLSPLSGRSHETKVHRSTLCLVFDETCCFHVSLGSAGWGPGPGGGAGSHPCPQVPPDELPQTALRVQVLDGRSLSQHQPLAELSLPLGAVDLQHVLELWLQLGPPGAAEPEQVGELCCSLRYVPGSGRLTVVVLEARGLSPGLAEPYVKVQLLLKQRKWKKRKTSARKGTAAPYFNEAFTFPVPFSQIQPASPQSVDLVLAVWARGPQFRPEPVGKVVLGARASGQPLQHWADMLAHARRPVVQWHRLQPAREVDRALALQPRWRLPLPGS, encoded by the exons ATGGGGCACCCCCCAGACCCCTACAGTGTCCCGGCCCCAGTGGGCACCTCGGCTGGCCCTGGACTCATTCCAGACCTCATCACCAGGATCCCTT GGTCCCGCTGGGCACTCGTTGCCGCCACCGTCCTGGCTGGCGTCCTTCTGgtttcttgcctcctctgtgcctcctgctgctgccgccgccgcggccgccacAGGAAGAAGCCCAGAGACAAGAAGGCTGTGGGTCTGGGCAGGGCCTGtggcaccaccaccacccacctg GTTCAGCCAGATGTGGACAACGTGGAGTCCGGCCCTGGAGGACCCCAGCAGTGGGGGCGCCTGCAGCTCTCTCTGGAATACGACTTTGGAAGCCAGGAG ATCAAGGTGGGCCTCAGGCAAGCGGCTGACCTGAGACCTGGAGGCCCGCGGGCCACGGCGGACCCCTATGCCCGCGTCAGCCTCTCTCCCCTGTCCGGGCGCAGCCATGAGACGAAGGTGCACCGCAGCACACTCTGCCTGGTGTTTGACGAGACCTGCTGCTTCCACGTGAGTCTGGGGTCCGCGGGCTGGGGGCCCGGGCCGGGTGGCGGGGCCGGCTCACACCCCTGCCCGCAGGTCCCGCCGGATGAGCTGCCCCAGACTGCCCTGCGGGTGCAGGTGCTGGACGGCAGGAGCCTCTCCCAGCACCAGCCGCTGGCCGAGCTCAGCCTGCCGCTGGGCGCCGTGGACCTGCAGCACGTCCTGGAGCTCTGGCTCCAGCTGGGCCCGCCCGGCGCTGCTGAG CCTGAGCAGGTGGGGGAGCTGTGCTGCTCGCTCCGGTACGTGCCCGGCTCGGGCCGGCTGACCGTGGTCGTGCTGGAGGCCCGAGGCCTGAGCCCAGGGCTGGCAG AGCCCTACGTGAAGGTCCAGCTCCTGCTGAAGCAGAGGaagtggaagaagaggaagacatcAGCCAGGAAGGGCACGGCCGCCCCTTACTTCAATGAAGCCTTCACCTTCCCCGTGCCCTTCAGCCAGATCCAg cctgcctctccccagagcGTGGACCTGGTGCTGGCCGTCTGGGCCCGGGGCCCGCAGTTCCGGCCTGAGCCCGTGGGCAAGGTTGTGCTCGGTGCCCGGGCCTCTGGTCAGCCCCTGCAGCACTGGGCGGACATGTTGGCCCACGCCCGGCGGCCCGTTGTGCAGTGGCACCGCCTGCAGCCGGCCAGGGAGGTGGACCGGGCCTTGGCCTTGCAGCCCCGCTGGCGCCTGCCCTTGCCTGGCTCCTGA
- the SYT8 gene encoding synaptotagmin-8 isoform X1 produces the protein MGWWAGARGVFLSSDLAALAICSKLAACGDGAPPRPLQCPGPSGHLGWPWTHSRPHHQDPLVPLGTRCRHRPGWRPSGFLPPLCLLLLPPPRPPQEEAQRQEGCGSGQGLWHHHHPPAHVTSPCDVTQVQPDVDNVESGPGGPQQWGRLQLSLEYDFGSQEIKVGLRQAADLRPGGPRATADPYARVSLSPLSGRSHETKVHRSTLCLVFDETCCFHVSLGSAGWGPGPGGGAGSHPCPQVPPDELPQTALRVQVLDGRSLSQHQPLAELSLPLGAVDLQHVLELWLQLGPPGAAEPEQVGELCCSLRYVPGSGRLTVVVLEARGLSPGLAEPYVKVQLLLKQRKWKKRKTSARKGTAAPYFNEAFTFPVPFSQIQPASPQSVDLVLAVWARGPQFRPEPVGKVVLGARASGQPLQHWADMLAHARRPVVQWHRLQPAREVDRALALQPRWRLPLPGS, from the exons ATGGGATGGTGGGCAGGGGCCCGAGGGGTCTTCCTCTCAAGTGACCTGGCCGCCCTGGCCATCTGCTCCAAGCTGGCAGCGTGTGGAGATGGGGCACCCCCCAGACCCCTACAGTGTCCCGGCCCCAGTGGGCACCTCGGCTGGCCCTGGACTCATTCCAGACCTCATCACCAGGATCCCTT GGTCCCGCTGGGCACTCGTTGCCGCCACCGTCCTGGCTGGCGTCCTTCTGgtttcttgcctcctctgtgcctcctgctgctgccgccgccgcggccgccacAGGAAGAAGCCCAGAGACAAGAAGGCTGTGGGTCTGGGCAGGGCCTGtggcaccaccaccacccacctg CTCATGTCACCAGTCCCTGTGACGTGACTCAGGTTCAGCCAGATGTGGACAACGTGGAGTCCGGCCCTGGAGGACCCCAGCAGTGGGGGCGCCTGCAGCTCTCTCTGGAATACGACTTTGGAAGCCAGGAG ATCAAGGTGGGCCTCAGGCAAGCGGCTGACCTGAGACCTGGAGGCCCGCGGGCCACGGCGGACCCCTATGCCCGCGTCAGCCTCTCTCCCCTGTCCGGGCGCAGCCATGAGACGAAGGTGCACCGCAGCACACTCTGCCTGGTGTTTGACGAGACCTGCTGCTTCCACGTGAGTCTGGGGTCCGCGGGCTGGGGGCCCGGGCCGGGTGGCGGGGCCGGCTCACACCCCTGCCCGCAGGTCCCGCCGGATGAGCTGCCCCAGACTGCCCTGCGGGTGCAGGTGCTGGACGGCAGGAGCCTCTCCCAGCACCAGCCGCTGGCCGAGCTCAGCCTGCCGCTGGGCGCCGTGGACCTGCAGCACGTCCTGGAGCTCTGGCTCCAGCTGGGCCCGCCCGGCGCTGCTGAG CCTGAGCAGGTGGGGGAGCTGTGCTGCTCGCTCCGGTACGTGCCCGGCTCGGGCCGGCTGACCGTGGTCGTGCTGGAGGCCCGAGGCCTGAGCCCAGGGCTGGCAG AGCCCTACGTGAAGGTCCAGCTCCTGCTGAAGCAGAGGaagtggaagaagaggaagacatcAGCCAGGAAGGGCACGGCCGCCCCTTACTTCAATGAAGCCTTCACCTTCCCCGTGCCCTTCAGCCAGATCCAg cctgcctctccccagagcGTGGACCTGGTGCTGGCCGTCTGGGCCCGGGGCCCGCAGTTCCGGCCTGAGCCCGTGGGCAAGGTTGTGCTCGGTGCCCGGGCCTCTGGTCAGCCCCTGCAGCACTGGGCGGACATGTTGGCCCACGCCCGGCGGCCCGTTGTGCAGTGGCACCGCCTGCAGCCGGCCAGGGAGGTGGACCGGGCCTTGGCCTTGCAGCCCCGCTGGCGCCTGCCCTTGCCTGGCTCCTGA